One segment of Deinococcus aerius DNA contains the following:
- the mglB gene encoding GTPase-activating protein MglB — protein sequence MIEPSLALYGDAFDRVDHHLEELLTATGVRYCLLVDRKGFVLSHKEALWAPRPPALDSVATLVASNAAATAALANMLGERTFSEQIHQGEQGTLYVESVGDSALLTLIFDITVPLGRVKVHTKKTIAQVAAILEGLKDVPPVQFSEDFSKGATALLDDLLG from the coding sequence ATGATTGAACCCTCCCTCGCCCTCTACGGTGACGCCTTTGACCGGGTGGACCACCATCTGGAGGAGCTGCTGACGGCCACCGGCGTCCGGTACTGCCTGCTGGTGGACCGCAAGGGCTTCGTGCTCTCGCACAAGGAAGCCCTCTGGGCGCCGCGCCCCCCGGCCCTCGACAGCGTCGCCACCCTCGTCGCCTCCAACGCCGCCGCGACCGCCGCCCTGGCGAACATGCTGGGCGAGCGCACCTTCAGCGAGCAGATCCACCAGGGCGAGCAGGGCACCCTGTACGTGGAATCGGTGGGCGACTCGGCCCTGCTGACGCTGATCTTCGACATCACCGTGCCGCTGGGCCGCGTGAAGGTCCACACCAAGAAGACGATTGCGCAGGTCGCGGCGATCCTGGAAGGGCTCAAGGACGTGCCGCCCGTGCAGTTCAGCGAGGACTTCTCCAAGGGCGCCACCGCCCTGCTCGACGACCTGCTCGGCTGA
- the mglA gene encoding GTPase MglA → MSTINFAAREINCKIVYYGPGMSGKTTNLKHVFSKVPGHLRGEMVSLATEDERTLFFDFLPLDLGSVQGFKTRFHLYTVPGQVFYNASRKLILRGVDGIVFVADSAPNRLRANAESMRNLRENLAEHGIDVRDVPIVLQVNKRDIEGALPTEMIRAVIDPKRELTLFEATAHNGGGVFETLKSVSRLVLDRLSQNK, encoded by the coding sequence ATGAGCACCATCAACTTCGCCGCACGCGAGATCAACTGCAAGATCGTGTACTACGGCCCCGGCATGTCCGGCAAGACCACCAACCTCAAGCACGTCTTCTCCAAGGTGCCTGGCCACCTGCGCGGCGAGATGGTCTCGCTCGCCACCGAGGACGAGCGCACCCTCTTCTTCGACTTCCTGCCGCTCGACCTGGGCTCCGTGCAGGGCTTCAAGACCCGCTTTCACCTGTACACCGTGCCCGGCCAGGTCTTCTACAACGCCTCGCGCAAGCTGATCCTGCGCGGGGTGGACGGCATCGTCTTCGTCGCCGACTCGGCCCCCAACCGGCTGCGCGCCAACGCCGAGAGCATGCGCAACCTGCGCGAGAACCTCGCCGAACACGGCATCGACGTGCGCGACGTGCCCATCGTGCTCCAGGTCAACAAGCGCGACATCGAGGGGGCGCTCCCCACCGAGATGATCCGCGCCGTGATCGACCCCAAGCGCGAACTCACCCTCTTCGAGGCGACCGCCCACAACGGCGGCGGCGTGTTCGAGACGCTGAAGAGCGTGAGCCGCCTGGTGCTCGACCGGCTGTCGCAGAACAAGTAA